A genomic region of Trifolium pratense cultivar HEN17-A07 linkage group LG3, ARS_RC_1.1, whole genome shotgun sequence contains the following coding sequences:
- the LOC123917243 gene encoding uncharacterized protein LOC123917243 isoform X2: MSDFREALLEVSENDSDSKIESEAKSLATNELGDFKFLVAIVIWYEILFAINTVSKLLQSSDMLIDFAMEKIKGLISFFEEYRETSFKNALNYATEIALELNIDPVFSQKRKIQRKRQFDENLSTASVELSEEESFRVNYFLYLVDQAVVSLKTRFEQYQQYENVFGFLFSSQNLQLLDDATLNSCCSNLEERLTHNEQFDVVGKELCVELRLLRNMLPGGKMRPIDILNFLKERSFSKLKLLKSYLRSTMLQERLNGLALIAIENNLLDDIQYEDLIHEFASKNAARMSRFK, from the exons ATGTCAGATTTTAGAGAAGCTTTACTTGAAGTGTCGGAAAATGATTCAGATTCTAAAATAGAAAGTGAAGCCAAATCCTTAGCAACAAATGAGCTTggtgattttaagtttttagtGGCGATAGTTATTTGGTATGAAATATTATTTGCAATTAATACGGTTAGCAAGCTCTTACAGTCAAGTGATATGCTTATTGATTTTGCtatggaaaaaataaaggggttgatttcattttttgaggAATATAGAGAAACTAGTTTTAAAAATGCCTTGAATTATGCTACGGAAATTGCTCTTGAATTGAACATTGATCCAGTATTTTCTCAAAAGCgtaaaattcaaagaaaaagaCAATTTGATGAGAATTTGAGTACCGCGTCAGTTGAGCTATCTGAAGAGGAATCTTTTAGggttaattattttctttaccTTGTTGATCAAGCTGTTGTATCTCTTAAAACGAGATTTGAGCAATACCAACAATATGAAAATGTTTTTGGTTTCTTGTTTAGTTCTCAAAATTTACAATTGTTGGATGATGCAACTTTGAACTCTTGTTGTAGTAATTTAGAGGAAAGGTTGACACATAATGAGCAGTTTGATGTTGTTGGGAAAGAACTATGTGTGGAGTTAAGGTTACTAAGAAATATGTTGCCTGGAGGAAAGATGAGGCCTattgatatattaaattttttgaaag AAAGAAGCTTTTCAAAATTGAAGTTGTTGAAGTCTTACTTGCGGTCTACCATGTTACAAGAAAGACTTAACGGCTTAGCATTGATAGCAATTGAGAATAATCTCTTGGATGACATACAATATGAAGACTTGATTCAtgaatttgcttcaaaaaatgcAGCAAGAATGAGTCGATTTAAGTAg
- the LOC123917243 gene encoding zinc finger MYM-type protein 1-like isoform X1, which translates to MSDFREALLEVSENDSDSKIESEAKSLATNELGDFKFLVAIVIWYEILFAINTVSKLLQSSDMLIDFAMEKIKGLISFFEEYRETSFKNALNYATEIALELNIDPVFSQKRKIQRKRQFDENLSTASVELSEEESFRVNYFLYLVDQAVVSLKTRFEQYQQYENVFGFLFSSQNLQLLDDATLNSCCSNLEERLTHNEQFDVVGKELCVELRLLRNMLPGGKMRPIDILNFLKVASAERSFSKLKLLKSYLRSTMLQERLNGLALIAIENNLLDDIQYEDLIHEFASKNAARMSRFK; encoded by the exons ATGTCAGATTTTAGAGAAGCTTTACTTGAAGTGTCGGAAAATGATTCAGATTCTAAAATAGAAAGTGAAGCCAAATCCTTAGCAACAAATGAGCTTggtgattttaagtttttagtGGCGATAGTTATTTGGTATGAAATATTATTTGCAATTAATACGGTTAGCAAGCTCTTACAGTCAAGTGATATGCTTATTGATTTTGCtatggaaaaaataaaggggttgatttcattttttgaggAATATAGAGAAACTAGTTTTAAAAATGCCTTGAATTATGCTACGGAAATTGCTCTTGAATTGAACATTGATCCAGTATTTTCTCAAAAGCgtaaaattcaaagaaaaagaCAATTTGATGAGAATTTGAGTACCGCGTCAGTTGAGCTATCTGAAGAGGAATCTTTTAGggttaattattttctttaccTTGTTGATCAAGCTGTTGTATCTCTTAAAACGAGATTTGAGCAATACCAACAATATGAAAATGTTTTTGGTTTCTTGTTTAGTTCTCAAAATTTACAATTGTTGGATGATGCAACTTTGAACTCTTGTTGTAGTAATTTAGAGGAAAGGTTGACACATAATGAGCAGTTTGATGTTGTTGGGAAAGAACTATGTGTGGAGTTAAGGTTACTAAGAAATATGTTGCCTGGAGGAAAGATGAGGCCTattgatatattaaattttttgaaag TTGCCTCTGCAGAAAGAAGCTTTTCAAAATTGAAGTTGTTGAAGTCTTACTTGCGGTCTACCATGTTACAAGAAAGACTTAACGGCTTAGCATTGATAGCAATTGAGAATAATCTCTTGGATGACATACAATATGAAGACTTGATTCAtgaatttgcttcaaaaaatgcAGCAAGAATGAGTCGATTTAAGTAg